A window of the Loxodonta africana isolate mLoxAfr1 chromosome 3, mLoxAfr1.hap2, whole genome shotgun sequence genome harbors these coding sequences:
- the NKAIN1 gene encoding sodium/potassium-transporting ATPase subunit beta-1-interacting protein 1 produces the protein MGKCSGRCTLVAFCCLQLVAALERQIFDFLGYQWAPILANFLHIMAVILGIFGTVQYRSRYLILYAAWLVLWVGWNAFIICFYLEVGQLSQDRDFIMTFNTSLHRSWWMENGPGCLVTPVLNSRLAMEDHHVISVTGCLLDYPYIEALSSALQIFLALFGFVFACYVSKVFLEEEDSFDFIGGFDSYGYQAPQKTSHLQLQPLYTSG, from the exons GTGGCTGCACTGGAGCGGCAGATCTTTGACTTCCTGGGCTACCAGTGGGCCCCCATCCTAGCCAACTTCCTACACATCATGGCAGTCATCCTGGGCATCTTTGGCACAGTGCAGTACCGCTCCCGGTACCTCATTCTG TATGCAGCCTGGCTGGTGCTCTGGGTTGGCTGGAATGCATTTATCATCTGTTTCTACCTGGAGGTTGGACAGCTGTCCCAG GACCGGGACTTCATCATGACCTTCAACACATCCCTGCACCGTTCCTGGTGGATGGAGAACGGTCCAGGCTGCCTGGTGACACCTGTCCTGAACTCCCGCCTGGCCATGGAGGACCACCATGTCATCTCCGTCACTGGCTGCCTGCTTGACTATCCCTACATTGAGGCACTCAGCAGTGCCCTGCAGATCTTCCTGGCA CTGTTCGGCTTCGTGTTCGCCTGCTACGTGAGCAAAGtgttcctggaggaggaggacAGCT TTGACTTCATCGGTGGCTTTGACTCCTACGGTTACCAGGCGCCCCAGAAGACGTCGCATTTACAACTGCAGCCTCTATACAC GTCAGGGTAG